The Gadus chalcogrammus isolate NIFS_2021 chromosome 16, NIFS_Gcha_1.0, whole genome shotgun sequence DNA window tccttcaggcCCCCGAGTGGAGCACCTTGAAGACCACGCCTGTGAGGTCTCTTGGGAGGCCCTGCCCCCCATGAAGGGAGACCCAATCATTTACACCCTGCAAAGCATGCTGGGAAACTCTGACTTCAAACAGGTGACAGGCTTTTCTCCCGGTGTAGCTTATCTTATTCAcgagagggggggatgggggttgtgtgcgtgcattgtaTTAGTCACCCTGGGCCTTAATGACTCATCGTATAAAGATCATTGATCCATAGGAGGGCTTCGGGGAACGGACGCATGCAAGTCCTTCCTTTTATACGTCTTATGTTTTctatgtaaatggactgcatttagaTAGcgccttttatccaaagcatgcacacattcaaacaccgagggcggtgtcagccatgccaggcgacagccagctcgtcagtaTGGGAGGCAGTATGGGTTAGGagcaaggaggagccggggatcgagtTAGTAACCTCGCGGTCACCAGCCcaccccgctctacctcctgagctactgccacccTATGTTGGCCATGACCGCCACCCCTCCCCAACactctgccctctctccccccccccccccccccaggcctacAAGGGTCCCTCCACCAGCCACGTGCTGCACGGCCTGCAGCCCAGCAGCGACTACCGCTTCCGGGTGTGCGCCATCCGGCAGTGCGCGGACGCCCCGGAGCTCAGCGGACCCTACAGCCCCACGGTCACCCTCTCCCCGCCGCGCGGCGAGgcgcaggggggcggggccggcggcggcggcctcggcgcggcgggggcggggctccggGCGGGCGGCGCGGAGTCGGCGCGGCCGCGGCGCAGCCTCAGCGATGAGCAGTGCGCCTTCCTCCTGCTGATGGCGTTCGCCGTGATCGCCATCCTCATCGCGTTCGTCATCCAGTACTTTGTCATCAAATGAGCACTTTTCTCTCTCCGACCCCTCTCgctcgcaaacacacatacgtacacacatacatacacgcacacacacacacacacacacacacacacagacggtcaCAGCTTTACTTTCTTTGTCGGTTAGTTCATTGTTGATTGTTTGATATCTGTGTTGTTttgcgcacccccccccccccccccccacacacacacaccctaccctCATGGTTAATTATTCATAAGAAGTAGAAAGAGGATGGGACGGTTTCAGCTCCTTTCCGATTGGCCGTCCTCGGGAGAGGGGATCATGAGAGAgccgtgattggctgaaggagggagtggggcgggggggggggggggggagcgggtaGATACTCTTACTCATGTTCTTGTTGATTACAGTATCTGTATAAACGTATATTTATagaagttattattattatttatatttgcatTTCTGTGTCCAGTATAGAAGCGTTTCTGTTTTTTGGGTTTGTTTCGTAGTTCCAGTAGGAGAAGAGAATGTAGATGTTCTGGTAGCCGGTGTGTTTATGGAGGGACCTAGCATGGCCAGTGTCTGCGCCAAGCGGTGCAATCCGATGCTTTCAGAGTGGTGactcaaccaaccccccccccccccccccccccccctcactccctacCGCCGCGATGAAAAACGCGGTTACACAGACGTGATGAATCATGAAATTGTTGTGCGCGCTATAGAACATTCATTTAGCACTTTCCAAACTTTTTGATGTTCAGAATGTCTAAGGATGCAAAAATGACTGGAAGATATGTTAGTATATTTTTGTACAGCAAGACACAAAGTTTGACAGAGGAAATTCTGGATTATGCTGGTTATAAAGAttaggaagaaaaaaatataggAAAAACCAAACTAACACAACTACTTGTGATTATTTTTTACTGTCTTATGGTTGAACTGTAGCTTTGTTGCTATGGACATGCGGCTGCTTCACTATGAAATCATGTTGTTCTGCACACAAAATGGACGCTTTCACTTTcggtttatttttccttttcagTTTGGGGTTTCCCAGCTAGCTGATTTTGCACCTtagtaagaaaaaaaaatgaaaaaaagacaaCCCTTTGACTTGGCTGTGACTTGGTCTTGTGGCGCGTTTTTAATCCAACACGCTTGTGCGATTGTGCGAGCCCTTCTTGTGCTTTGGGTGTTTTTAAAGTCGCCGTACCACAGGGTGTGTCGGAGTCTGGAGAGGCAGCCATTTTCAAAGGCTCCGGAGGGAGAAAAATcaggatgataaaaaaaaaagaaaaaaaaaagataaataaatcacATCAACACGACGGCATAGAAGCGTGTTCTGCTGTTTCTATTTGTTTTTCTTAgttcctatttattttattttttttagaaaaacacTAAAAGAGTGTTTTATTCCACTTTAATTTTGATTAGCTATCTTAAGGAATTAATTTGTTCATAATTTGATATTAGTTCATAATCATGAGATAATTTTCTTCTCAATCCTAGGTCTATGTTTTACTTCTCTTTTTATCTTGATTTCTTCCGTCTGGTCATATATGTGTGAagtatatttttttatgatatTGAAGTAATATAAGTGAATACTCTCCAGAGAAAAATACAACAGGAATGTGGAAACGCAAAGGCGGCAGATTCAAAAACGTGTTATCTCATGTACTTCCCGTGAATTTAAATTTGCCTTCTTTCtctctgcgtgtttgtgtgttcgtaaAACAAGTTCTCTAGCGCTGCTGCGTCGGTCCTCTAGTCTGTTCTTGTGTTCTAGTGTTGGGTTGCGGGCAGGCCACTGTCCGTATGATATACAGGTACCTTGCAAAAACGTCTTGGGGTAATTACATGATTTGGTCTTTTCAGGCATTTCGCAAATGTCTTCTCTTTGTCCTTTAAAGAATTCAAATTCCTATTTTTGATAGTGATTGCAACGTGTGCCATTTTAACACCTCTTCACCCCGGGGTCTGCTGCCCTCGACTGGAGAGATTAGCAAAAACGCTACAAAAGAAAATCATAAAATATGCACAAAAAAGACCATTTTTATGTAATTTTAATGTTTGCAGTTACCTCATACACCGTACATTCCAAAATGAAAATTTGTTATACTATACATACTACCAGACATATCACTTTAAGATgttggttatgatgaaaaaagTATAATCATAGATATGTATCTGTATagccatgatatctacaaagaatCCATGCACAATAAAAGATTTATAATTCTTTATcgtctgtttgtttttgtttgtatggcTGTGTCTTAATTTTTCTCAGATTTAATAAATTTGAAATCATTGTGTCAAAAATGATATATATTGGGCCCCCACAATGTGTAGCCAGATGAGGCCATAAAGTAATTTTACTCCCCGTAGGGCTGCtgttttgcttgtgttttgTTCAGACTTTGTTTCAAGATAGGTCCATTCTTATCTTTGGATTTGACTTTTATATCAACCACCACCGAAATAAGTGCACTAATCTGACACAgactataataaaaaataatatagagGGATGGATTGACTCCATATGGGCGGGTTTTATTTTTGAGAAACATTTAAGTTCAAGACATTTAAGTTTTAAATGGAGTTAAGTTACCGGGGGCAGGTTTTACTCTTGTTTAAAGACCCATTATAAAGGATGTGTTGCAAGAATACTGACAGCCATTTGGCTATCGTTCACTTTGGGGATGCGTCCCTCAAACGACAGCCAAACAAAACCACTGTTAATCTGACATggataaacatgcacacacactgtatgaATTAAAGTGTATGGGTTTTTCACATGGTTGTATTATAACAAGGTTTTCAGGTGGTTTGTTCAAAAGATAGGTTGGTTTCACGGTTAATATGTGCTACATCTACAATGTGACTGACGATCCGCTTGGTATTATATAAAAGCCATTCATATTTGTTGGTTAAATCAATAATCTCATACACCATACAATCTGCTCATATACACTATTGTTTATGATCAGAATGGTTTTAAAACCACTAGCATTGACAGTCGAGAAATCTTGATAAATTGAGGTTTAATCAAATAAGCTATGCCTGTAATTGTCAAATGGCTTTTAATTGAGATCCAGTTTTAATAAACTTGACAACCATTACATCACTTGTGCTGTTTATAAAGGATAATTGGCATCCATCTAGACTGTTCTAAAGCTTTGCTtcaaataaatcatattttGGCCTTTTATGTTGGGCATATTTAAACCTAATGTTAACTATCTTGAAAGCGATGGTCTGCACTCTCTCCTCAACTAATCTTGGAGGGGGAGTTGCTCCCGTTCTAATCCTGCCATCCATCACTACCATCATTTGGTtagaaatgtaattattttaaaaTTACATGGCACCCAcatgtaggcacacacacacacacacacacacacacacacacacacacacacacacacacagacacacacacacacacacacacaaacacacacacagacacacacccacacacacacacacacacacacacacacacacacccacacagacacacacacacacacacacacacacacacacacacacacacacacacacacacacacacacacacacacacacacacacacacacacccagagccttggaggaggaggaatacgaggtggtggtcgtggaagggaaagaggagaaggagaaggaggaggtggtcgcGTCATTGTTTGACTGTGGACTCAACACACAGGACCGTCTCTGCCAGCCTCTTCATTTAATCGGCGTGCtcccacagacacgcacacaccgcagagGACATCGCCAGCACCACGCACAGCTTCTGTCTCCACAGGTAAACCCCCTTCCCTTTCTACCCTGCGTAAAGTTAGTTTTATTATGACGACGTTTTTTTACATAAAGGCCACATACTATACTAATCATTTAACAGAaggttttatccaaagtgattgAGAACAAAGAAGATTATGGAGATGTTGAAGATGAATAATGTTATAATAATGTTGTGGGGGACGGCAAGGATAAGGGGCATGATAGTCGAGTGGTTAGGTTGTTTGAAAAGCAAAAAGGTTTTAGGGTTGAGCCCTAATGTcggcagtctacctgtaggccatTGAGAAAAATACCCTagctcctacctgctcctcaacaaCTTCTGAATACACATTAAAGTCATGTTTGGATGAACCATTGGATCAGTAATTCCTAACCGGGGACTTGGGTAAGCAAAGGGGTACAGTAGCAGGTTCCAGGGGTGACTTTGCTTCATTAGACCAACAGAACCTGCGTAAcatcaaatattaatatttgttcTATATTATGCTGATTGATCAAGTTAGTGTCAGTTATGGTTATGGAATATACAATATTAATAACAATGCTAAATTATATTGGTAAAATATTAGTTGAAGGGGATTAATctgtggtttggtgttggtgaaGGGGTACACGAGACATACTGACAGGGCTGTGCTGGTCCATAAGAAGAGGTTGGGCAAAACTGTGGCAAAAGAATAGCAAGTCCAACAATCTTTTTAAGTCATCATTACCAATTTATCCAAAAGGTTTTGTCATTTGTGGTACCTATTCATTCTCGTATGTTAATGTGTAAGTTCTGTTCTCATATGTATCcatatttctttgtgtgttttacacattttttgtatgtttttttcggGCGGGTCGGAAGCCGTCTGTGAGTGTACAACGTCTACCTCTATCTATATTTCTtagtttttatgtttatttggaTTTTGTGTTTTCTAGTTCCAGGCCTAGGTCTAGACCTTCCTCTAGGTCTCCGGGTGCGTCCTCGTGGAAACCTGAGCGTTGCCTCATGGTTCAGTCCTCCGGCACCATGCCTTGGACCAGACCCCAGGTGGAGCCCCACGAGAGCGTGGACCAGTACCCCGCCGACCACCACCACTACGAGGGCTCCCTgttccccacctccaccctggtcCCCGTCACCGTCATCTGCATCCTCATCTTCGTGGTGGGCGTGGCGGGCAACACCATGACCATCCTCATCATCCAGCGCTTCAAGGACATGAAGACCACCACCAACCTCTACCTGTCCAGCATGGCCGTGTCCGACCTGCTCATCTTCCTCTGCCTTCCCTTCGACCTCTACCGCCTCTGGAAGTACGTGCCCTGGCTGTTCGGCGAGACGGTGTGCCGGCTGTACCACTACATCAACGAGGGCTGCACCTACGCCACCATCCTGCACATCACGGCGCTCAGCGTGGAGCGCTACATCGCCATCAGCTTCCCGCTGCACTCCAAGGCGCTGGTGACGCGCCGCCGCGCGCAGTACGTCATCCTGGCCCTCTGGGGCTTCGCGCTGGTGTCGGCCGCGCCCACGCTCCTCCTGGTGGGCGTGGAGTACGACAACGCCTCGCACCCCGACCTGAGCACCGGCCAGTGCAAGCACACGGACTGGGCCATCGTGTCGGGCCAGCTGCACATCATGCTGTGGGTGTCCACCACCTACTTCTTCTGCCCCATGCTGTGCCTGCTCTTCCTCTACGGCTCCATCGGCTGCAAGCTGTGGAAGAGCCGCATGGAGATGCAGGGGCCCTGCGCCCTGGCCCGCGAGAGGGTCCACCGGCAGACCGTCAAGATCCTGGGTGAGTGGCGAGCGGTCGTTGCGGAGGACGGAAGAACGCGGTTTGCCGAGTATGGGTTAACTGCCCTCAGAGCCAGATTGATCGTCGGCGTGTGTGTCCGACCGCGTCATGTGACGTGCATCTCTGAAAGGGTGCAGCTCTGTGCAGACATAGTGTCTGGTCGGCGCCACCACAGCCACCTTACTGCAAAACGGTGACAGTACATGCCACGGCTTGAGGTGTGGATTACCCACGCACAACACAGCGTCATTAAATTCAACTTATCACCTTAAACAATGATACACTACTAACCCTACTCATAAACCAACACCTTAACCATTAAACCCTCA harbors:
- the mlnr gene encoding motilin receptor, which encodes MPWTRPQVEPHESVDQYPADHHHYEGSLFPTSTLVPVTVICILIFVVGVAGNTMTILIIQRFKDMKTTTNLYLSSMAVSDLLIFLCLPFDLYRLWKYVPWLFGETVCRLYHYINEGCTYATILHITALSVERYIAISFPLHSKALVTRRRAQYVILALWGFALVSAAPTLLLVGVEYDNASHPDLSTGQCKHTDWAIVSGQLHIMLWVSTTYFFCPMLCLLFLYGSIGCKLWKSRMEMQGPCALARERVHRQTVKILVVVVLSFIICWLPYHIGRNLFAQVDDYHTAKLSQDFNVASMVLCYLSASINPVLYNLMSRKYRAAAHRLFLLHRRPRRRELCGQPQLSAIDDITTLHETLTGV